From one Pagrus major chromosome 21, Pma_NU_1.0 genomic stretch:
- the LOC141017270 gene encoding spindlin-1-like, producing the protein MSKKRGRKRSSGELSETSASTLSPDPDNLLGRRIQHTWREKGNVTKWKGTVLERLTVNSSLYMVKYDGFDCVYGIELFKDSRVSNLQVLAEKVVNNKIKVPPGAEELVGRAVEHLFEKEDGEKNEWRGMVLSRAPIMTHWYYITYEKDPVLYMYQLWDDYKDGDLRVLPESENKHLLPADRKPGEEPESLVGKQVEYVTDNGLKRTGLVIYQVPAKPTVYYIKYDDDVHIHVYDLVKTT; encoded by the exons GAAGCGTAGCAGTGGGGAGCTGAGTGAAACCTCGGCGTCGACCCTGAGCCCAGACCCTGACAACCTGCTGGGCCGCAGGATTCAACACACCTGGAGGGAGAAGGGCAACGTGACCAAGTGGAAAGGCACCGTTCTGGAGCGCCTCACCGTGAACAGCTCCCTCTACATGGTCAAATATGACGGCTTCGACTGCGTATACGGCATCGAGCTCTTCAAAGATAGTCGGGTGTCCAACCTGCAGGTGTTGGCCGAGAAAGTTG TGAACAATAAGATCAAGGTGCCTCCCGGGGCGGAGGAGCTGGTGGGCCGAGCTGTGGAGCATCTGTTCGAGAAGGAGGACGGTGAGAAAAACGAGTGGCGAGGCATGGTGCTGTCCCGAGCCCCCATCATGACCCACTGGTATTACATCACCTACGAGAAGGACCCGGTGCTGTACATGTACCAGCTGTGGGACGACTATAAGGACGGGGATCTGCGCGTCCTGCCTGAATCTG aaaacaaacatctgctgccGGCAGACAGGAAGCCAGGTGAGGAACCAGAGAGCCTTGTGGGTAAACAGGTGGAGTACGTCACAGATAACGGCCTAAAGAGGACGGGCTTGGTCATCTACCAGGTCCCGGCTAAACCCACGGTGTACTACATCAAATATGACGATGATGTCCACATCCACGTCTACGATCTGGTGAAGACCACCTAG